The following coding sequences are from one Caballeronia sp. SBC1 window:
- a CDS encoding DUF2326 domain-containing protein, with amino-acid sequence MIVDETPQVGESETGNNVGKTTVLALIDFCVGASTKGIYTDPENKKNEYSLVKNFLVDTSVLITLSLVENLSDEAAREIKIERNFLPRKRMIRRIDGEQKTEEEFEQALTEHLFPGHFGKKPTFRQIISHNIRYKDNSVNNTLKTLDTFTRDDEYESLYLFLLGCHFERGDEKQQLVASIRTETTFKSRLESEQTRSAYETALSLLAEEIGTLNAKKATFNVNADFESDLGELNQVKHRINAVGSLIGRLKLRRELVSEATQEILDGRSDIDVRQLRALYTQVSTRVEGVQKTFEQLHEFHNRMIDEKARYIGRELPQITADIQRREEELEALLTSEKSLTDKVTRSESFEGLEALIIDLNEKHRKMGEYETVIQQISDVDTTLKTLNESLSRLRKYLTPESPKRSVQTLLVKTPQL; translated from the coding sequence TTGATCGTCGATGAGACTCCCCAAGTAGGTGAGTCAGAGACTGGTAATAACGTTGGGAAGACGACCGTACTGGCTCTGATTGACTTTTGCGTTGGTGCGTCCACGAAAGGCATTTACACTGACCCGGAAAACAAGAAAAACGAATACTCTCTTGTTAAGAATTTTCTCGTTGACACGTCAGTGCTGATTACGCTTTCTCTCGTCGAGAATTTGAGCGATGAGGCCGCTCGGGAGATCAAGATCGAAAGGAATTTTCTTCCGCGCAAACGGATGATTCGTCGGATCGACGGGGAACAGAAGACTGAGGAAGAATTCGAGCAGGCGCTAACTGAACACTTGTTCCCCGGGCATTTCGGCAAGAAGCCAACGTTCCGACAGATCATCTCTCATAACATCCGATACAAAGATAATAGCGTTAACAATACCCTCAAAACTCTCGACACCTTCACGCGGGATGACGAGTACGAGAGTTTGTATTTGTTCCTGCTGGGTTGCCACTTTGAACGCGGTGACGAGAAACAGCAGCTAGTGGCGAGCATTCGAACCGAGACAACGTTCAAATCGAGGTTGGAATCGGAACAAACTCGTTCGGCCTATGAAACCGCTTTGTCATTGCTTGCCGAAGAGATTGGGACCTTGAACGCAAAAAAAGCAACGTTCAATGTAAACGCCGATTTCGAATCCGACCTTGGTGAACTTAACCAGGTAAAGCATCGAATCAACGCGGTAGGATCTCTCATTGGACGGCTTAAATTGCGGCGGGAACTGGTGTCTGAGGCTACCCAAGAGATCTTGGACGGGCGCTCCGATATTGATGTGCGTCAGTTGCGTGCCTTGTACACGCAAGTTTCCACAAGGGTAGAGGGCGTCCAGAAGACCTTTGAGCAATTGCACGAATTTCACAATCGCATGATTGATGAGAAGGCGCGTTACATCGGTCGAGAGTTGCCGCAGATCACTGCCGATATCCAACGGCGCGAAGAAGAGCTGGAAGCTTTGCTTACGTCAGAGAAGTCACTGACCGACAAGGTGACGCGGAGTGAGTCGTTCGAGGGTCTAGAGGCGTTAATCATTGACCTAAACGAAAAGCACCGCAAGATGGGCGAGTATGAGACAGTGATCCAGCAGATCTCGGACGTCGACACCACCCTTAAAACTTTGAATGAGAGCCTTAGCAGGCTGCGGAAATACCTCACCCCGGAGTCACCCAAAAGGTCAGTTCAAACGTTGTTAGTGAAGACCCCACAACTGTGA
- a CDS encoding ABC-three component system middle component 6 — translation MLLPDDIHPTLSLYYNGGLILEALKKLKVCSLLDLYAEVRKFRDVTMPILVLSLDWLFIIDLIKFNLEGDIELCS, via the coding sequence ATGCTTCTTCCTGACGATATTCATCCTACATTGAGTCTGTACTATAACGGTGGACTCATTTTAGAAGCACTCAAGAAACTAAAAGTGTGCAGTCTATTAGATTTATATGCGGAGGTCCGGAAGTTTCGTGACGTGACCATGCCGATCCTGGTGCTTAGCCTGGATTGGCTATTCATAATTGATTTGATTAAATTCAATCTCGAGGGGGATATCGAGTTATGTTCCTAA
- a CDS encoding IS3 family transposase (programmed frameshift): MKTYSAERKEALVRRMMPPENALVSALARETGITEQTLYTWRRQAKGQGLAVPGDGKNPEAWSSEDKFAVVLETAPLNAAELAEYCRRKGLYPEQISAWRAACRSANANATEQAREQRHQSKDDKKRIQQLEKELQRKEKALAEAAALLILRKKGPGDLGRQRGRLINVPDRLLCVSLIREAAQSGCRLEKACDELGLSLRTFQRWVGDGDAVHADGRTTTERPPPGNQLSEAERQQILEVANSAEFASLPPSQIVPSLADRGVYVASESSFYRVLRSASQQHHRGRARKPSTRVVTSHCATAPNQVWSWDITWLQAAVKGQYYYWYMMLDVFSRKIVAHEVHEAESAELAALLMRRASLAEGLAGRPLVLHSDNGSPMKGATMLATLENLGVAASFSRPRVSNDNPYAESLFRTCKYRPDYPRRPFGSVDEARAWTQKFVRWYNQEHKHSGLKFVTPAQRHNGVAAAVLAQREAVYAEARQRNPQRWSRSTRNWELKDEVWLNPERMQPEELKQFA, from the exons ATGAAAACCTACTCAGCAGAAAGAAAAGAAGCGCTGGTGCGGCGCATGATGCCACCGGAAAACGCGCTGGTTTCGGCGCTGGCCAGAGAAACGGGGATTACCGAACAGACGTTGTACACGTGGCGCCGACAGGCGAAAGGACAAGGGTTGGCCGTGCCGGGCGATGGGAAGAATCCCGAAGCATGGTCTTCGGAGGACAAGTTTGCAGTAGTGCTGGAAACCGCGCCGCTCAATGCAGCGGAGCTGGCCGAGTATTGTCGTCGAAAGGGTCTTTATCCAGAACAGATATCCGCCTGGCGAGCCGCTTGCCGTTCGGCCAATGCGAATGCCACGGAGCAGGCACGCGAGCAGCGCCATCAGTCGAAGGACGACAAGAAGCGGATCCAGCAGCTCGAGAAGGAATTGCAGCGCAAGGAGAAGGCGCTGGCGGAAGCGGCTGCGCTGCTGATTCTGAGAAAAAAAG GCCCAGGCGATCTGGGGAGACAAAGAGGACGATTAATCAACGTCCCGGATCGCCTGTTATGTGTATCGTTGATACGCGAGGCGGCGCAGTCAGGCTGCCGGCTGGAGAAGGCTTGCGACGAGCTGGGCCTGAGCCTGCGCACGTTCCAGCGCTGGGTGGGTGACGGTGACGCGGTGCACGCCGATGGCCGTACCACGACCGAACGGCCGCCGCCGGGTAACCAGCTGAGTGAGGCCGAACGGCAACAGATTCTTGAGGTAGCCAATAGTGCGGAGTTTGCCAGCTTGCCGCCCAGCCAGATCGTGCCAAGCCTGGCGGATCGCGGCGTGTATGTCGCGTCGGAATCGAGCTTTTACCGCGTGCTGCGCAGCGCCTCGCAGCAGCATCACCGGGGTCGTGCGCGCAAGCCTTCGACCCGGGTGGTGACCAGTCATTGTGCGACAGCGCCGAATCAGGTCTGGTCGTGGGACATCACGTGGCTGCAGGCGGCGGTCAAAGGACAGTACTACTACTGGTACATGATGCTGGACGTGTTCAGCCGCAAGATTGTTGCTCACGAAGTGCATGAAGCCGAATCGGCGGAACTGGCCGCGTTGCTGATGCGGCGTGCCAGTCTGGCCGAGGGCCTGGCAGGACGTCCTCTGGTGCTGCACTCGGATAACGGCAGCCCGATGAAGGGTGCGACGATGCTTGCCACTCTGGAGAACTTGGGGGTTGCGGCCTCGTTTAGCCGCCCGCGTGTGAGTAATGACAACCCGTACGCAGAGTCGCTGTTCCGCACCTGCAAGTACCGGCCCGACTATCCACGCAGGCCGTTCGGCAGCGTGGATGAGGCCCGTGCCTGGACGCAGAAGTTCGTGCGTTGGTACAACCAGGAGCACAAACACAGCGGCCTGAAATTCGTCACGCCGGCGCAGCGCCACAACGGCGTAGCCGCCGCAGTGCTCGCGCAACGTGAAGCCGTTTATGCAGAGGCCAGGCAGCGCAATCCACAGCGTTGGTCCCGATCGACGCGCAATTGGGAATTGAAGGATGAAGTCTGGCTCAATCCGGAGCGTATGCAGCCGGAAGAACTAAAGCAGTTTGCTTGA